CCCAACAGCGCCGCTAACGTCAACCCCAAAATCGTAATCACCGGAATCAACGCATTTTTCAGGGCATGGGAGAGCAAAATCCTCAACTCCGGAATTCCCCGTGCCTTGGCTGCTTCCACATAATCCGCCTTCAGAGTTTGTTGTAGATTCACCCGCACTATCCGCTCAAAAATCCCACTGAGCAACAACCCTAACGTCAAAGACGGCAGGGCTAAATGATGAATGGAGACCCAAAGCTGTCCCAAATTCCCACTTAATATACTATCCATCACATAAAGTCCCGTCGGCCCTTGGGGAGGCGTTTCCCCCAGAGCAAAGCGAGTGCCTAAAGGAAACCATTGCAACTCCACTGCAAAAATTAACTGCAACAGCATTCCCGCCCAAAACGGCGGTACTGAATAAGTAATAATGCTAAACAACCGAGCGCCCACATCCAAAGGTGTATTGGGACGCGAAGCTGCCAATGTGCCAATCGTAATCCCGATCGCCAGCGCCACCCCCATACTGCACACGGCCAACTCCATCGTTGCCGGAAAATGCAAGCCAATAATATCCCAAACCGTTTGTCCGCGACTGGTTAAGGATGTCCCCAAATCCAATTGCAACAAACGGCCCAAATAATTTAGGTATTGCAACCCCAAAGGCAAATCTAAGCCTAATTGTTGTCGCAATTGTTCCTTCGCTTCTGCGGACGCTCTCGCCCCATAAATAGCATCCACGGGATCGCCCGGAGTCGCCCTTAATAATAGGAAGACCAAAGTGACAATCAGCCACAACATCAGGGGAGCCAGCAACACACGAGCCAGAATATAATACTGGAGAGCCTTAGAACGGGACATAGAATCGGTAACTTTATACTATAGTTGCTCAATTAGTCCCTATTTTAGGGGCGATCGGGACTGCGATCGCTGAGAATTTCTACATGGACGGGAGTTTCTGGCGATCGCAGCATACCCAACAGGATCAATAGATATGGATGATTACCAATTACAACTCGATTTCCGGCCATCGTTCCACCGAAGATCCATTTGGGTTATACTTAGGTCTGGTATGGAGACAGGACTATTTATCTCGGTCATGGAGGGATTGGGTAAACCTCAAATAGATCGCACCTTCGAGATTCCTAGTGATGATGCAGAGACTATTTACCAAGCTTCCTATGATTTAATTTTACGTTACTCAGCACCCTCAAACCACCGAGGACTTGATGGAATTTTTATAGATGGTAGTTTCTTAAACGAACACCTTTCTCTAAAAACCTTCCACTTCTGGTCTCCTAAGAAGAATGACTACCCACACGAGCTTATCAATGTTGTCTTGAGTCCTTTAAAATTCCAGATTCTCGATGTTATGTTCAATGATTACTATGAGGAATTGTGGAGGTATTTCCACCATTACATAAGGTAAGTACGGATGATTTCGGGAATTGCTACCCATCAACAAAATACATTGGGAGAACAGCGCTTGGCACTGCATGGATTAGCCTGGGAAAACTATTTTTAGAGCAAGCTCAAGAAGATGAAATTGCAGCAGAAGAAGCATTGCGTCAATTCATTCAGGCAAGAACCGTTTAACGATCAAAAGTTCAAGGGACAACTAAGATCGGTTCCAATACCATCTTGGAAACCAAAAACTAAAGGCTACTAACACGGCCAACAAAGGAGTGCTGAAAGCTGTACGCATAATCAGAAAAATTTCAAGTGACAACCAAATTTGGGATAAAGTCAATAAGACTGCCGCAATTAGATGTACAATTCCCCATATAATAGTCAGAATGACCCAGGCAGACTTAAATTCTTCAGACTTACGAAACTCCCCTAACTCCTGTGATTTCGGAATTTCCCCCATCGCTTCAGCAAAGATAAGTATTAAGGGGCGAGAAAATCCTAATG
The Roseofilum reptotaenium CS-1145 genome window above contains:
- a CDS encoding ABC transporter permease, which produces MSRSKALQYYILARVLLAPLMLWLIVTLVFLLLRATPGDPVDAIYGARASAEAKEQLRQQLGLDLPLGLQYLNYLGRLLQLDLGTSLTSRGQTVWDIIGLHFPATMELAVCSMGVALAIGITIGTLAASRPNTPLDVGARLFSIITYSVPPFWAGMLLQLIFAVELQWFPLGTRFALGETPPQGPTGLYVMDSILSGNLGQLWVSIHHLALPSLTLGLLLSGIFERIVRVNLQQTLKADYVEAAKARGIPELRILLSHALKNALIPVITILGLTLAALLGGTVLTEVTFSWPGLGNRLYEAISDRDYTTVQGVVVFFASIVVMASIAIDILNAYVDPRIRY